One Amycolatopsis sp. NBC_00355 genomic window carries:
- a CDS encoding WXG100 family type VII secretion target: MAAQNGAKVDTGIMRQGASTITDTGQGITGVNRQVDSTMQELLGTWRSDAAVVFHEAMGTFDRTVQTIVDRLNTLSQHVTTGANDYDRQDEDNTSNVRQQAATIGGLPGF; this comes from the coding sequence ATGGCGGCTCAGAACGGCGCCAAGGTAGACACCGGGATCATGCGCCAAGGCGCTAGCACCATCACCGACACCGGCCAGGGCATCACGGGCGTGAACCGCCAGGTGGACTCCACGATGCAGGAGCTGCTGGGCACCTGGCGCTCGGACGCGGCCGTGGTCTTCCACGAGGCGATGGGCACGTTCGACCGCACCGTGCAGACGATCGTCGACCGGCTGAACACGCTTTCCCAGCACGTCACGACCGGCGCGAACGACTACGACCGCCAGGACGAGGACAACACCTCGAACGTGCGCCAGCAGGCCGCGACCATCGGCGGCCTCCCCGGCTTCTGA
- a CDS encoding WXG100 family type VII secretion target — protein sequence MALGQFTISFAQMEATVGRAQQQSQQITELLDQMNRTITAQREHWLGSAADEFQSTYEWCRQQALTLPQSLDAAGRTLATVNEGTSSTESANATRFAQR from the coding sequence ATGGCTCTGGGTCAGTTCACCATCAGCTTCGCGCAGATGGAAGCCACGGTCGGGCGTGCGCAGCAGCAGTCGCAGCAGATCACCGAGCTGCTCGACCAGATGAACCGCACCATCACCGCGCAGCGCGAGCACTGGCTCGGCAGCGCGGCCGACGAGTTCCAGTCGACCTACGAGTGGTGCCGCCAGCAGGCGCTGACGCTGCCGCAGTCGCTCGACGCCGCCGGCCGCACGCTGGCGACCGTCAACGAGGGCACGTCGAGCACCGAGAGCGCCAACGCGACGCGGTTCGCGCAGCGCTGA